The Jaculus jaculus isolate mJacJac1 chromosome 3, mJacJac1.mat.Y.cur, whole genome shotgun sequence genome includes the window AAAGCGGTGCAACATAGACAAACAGATCATGGGCGTGAAGAAGAGGATCACAGCACACAGGTGGGAGATGCAGGTGTTGAGAGCCTTGAGGCGACCACCATGGGAAGCAATGCTCAGCACAGTTTTTAGAATCAACACGTAAGAGAAGAGAATGAGGAGAAAGTCAAGCCCCATGGTAGAGATCACCACAAACAGTCCAAAGATGCTGTTGACCCTGGTATCAGAGCAGGACAGCTTTATGATGTCTGGGTGCAGGCAGTAGGAATGAGAAAGTACGTTGGTGTGACAGAAGCTAAGCCTTCTCAAGAGGATGGGGAGAGGTATTTGTACAGTGACGGTTCTCACAACAATAGCCAAGCCTATCCTGGCAAtcacactgctggtgagaatcaAAGAGTAGTGCAGCGGGTGAGAAATGGCCACATAGCGGTCAAAGGCCATTGCCAGAATGATGGCTGACTCAAAGTCCTGGAAGGTGTGAATAAAGAACATCTGTGTGAAGCAAGCCAAGGTGCTCATCTCTCTAGCATCTAGCCAGAAGATCCTCAGCATGGAGGGAAAGGTGAAGAGGGCCAGGCCCAGGTCAGAGGCCGCTAGCATGGCCAGAAACACATACATGGGAACATGGAGGGTCTCTTCCCTCCACACAACGGTGATAACGGTCATATTACCCACCAAGGTAATGAGGAACATGGCACAAAAGGGTATGGAGATCCAGATGTGCAcagcctccagccctggaatgcctGTGACCAGGAAGGCAGAGAAGATATAGCCGGTGCTGTTGACAGGAACCATGATGCCCGGGTTGCATGTCTCTCCTACAATGCAAAGTGTTGTTCCAGAAACAGAGGTTAAAGTTGGACTCCAAAATTTCTACACATTGAATGCATATTCCCTATCACCAAGCATGGCTAGATTCATGATTATTCTcttttaaacagatttttttttaataatagaagAGTAAATTATGTTTCCCATTATACAATCTGGGCCTGAGAGAGGTACCTTCTTTAGTGATAAAATTCTCTAGGTAtgcaatgaaaagaagaaaaaaaaagaatctagtcCAAGTGTTAAAATCGTAAAATACTATTTTATGAGACTGGTGTCCTACTTACTGTGATTACAAGACACCTAAatggcattttaaaatgaaaaaaaaaaaattgatatggAGCATTAACTGAAAGTCTCTTGAAAGCAACATAGAATCACAATTTGCTCTGTAATTACAGTCTTGCACTATTCTATACGATTTCTTTCACTCTTGGTTATAATTGAGAGATGTTAGTTATTCATAGCAACACAGTTATGTGGTACTCTGAATTTGACTCATGGCCAAATGCACGACAATCACATGATTTACTCATTGAGGTACATTCCCAGCTTTTATGGCATTCTCACATTTGCTAGAGTTTTTCCTTTTGTGTTGAGTGCGGAAATTGAAAAGACAATTGTTTAGAAAATTTTACATGCATTTTACATGACAATCCTTTcttcatttaataaaaaaaaaattggttctcTTGTTGTCTAGATTCCCTTTTAGTAA containing:
- the LOC101616268 gene encoding olfactory receptor 51G2-like, whose amino-acid sequence is MVPVNSTGYIFSAFLVTGIPGLEAVHIWISIPFCAMFLITLVGNMTVITVVWREETLHVPMYVFLAMLAASDLGLALFTFPSMLRIFWLDAREMSTLACFTQMFFIHTFQDFESAIILAMAFDRYVAISHPLHYSLILTSSVIARIGLAIVVRTVTVQIPLPILLRRLSFCHTNVLSHSYCLHPDIIKLSCSDTRVNSIFGLFVVISTMGLDFLLILFSYVLILKTVLSIASHGGRLKALNTCISHLCAVILFFTPMICLSMLHRFGPRLPACIYVTLANMHFLIPPVMNPIVYVVKTKQIRDKILKLFIQKAPEKSQIMFINQIMVN